A region of Vitis riparia cultivar Riparia Gloire de Montpellier isolate 1030 chromosome 1, EGFV_Vit.rip_1.0, whole genome shotgun sequence DNA encodes the following proteins:
- the LOC117923201 gene encoding uncharacterized protein LOC117923201, which yields MIEVTTEVWTTYTKAHPRASQLRYKPIRNYDKLSILLGKDRTTGSLVAGAKERQLRWAQEQNLDGTIPLGSSQHGIRDETFAYVENEATTETFFSSANAFVSTPKSNKETKKRKAKYADIGSEELRSIRVGMDAVVAVLDRSNLQNYIEDQLFEEIARLEA from the exons ATGATCGAAGTTACCACGGAAGTATGGACTACTTACACTAAG GCACACCCAAGAGCATCTCAGCTCAGATACAAACCTATTAGAAATTATGATAAGTTGTCCATTCTTCTTGGAAAAGATCGAACAACAGGAAGTCTTGTTGCAGGTGCAAAAGAAAGACAACTTCGTTGGGCCCAGGAACAAAATTTGGATGGCACAATTCCATTAGGATCATCACAACATGGGATCAGAGATGAAACATTTGCTTATGTTGAAAATGAAGCAACAACTGAGACATTTTTCTCATCTGCAAATGCATTTGTTTCTACACCAAAgtcaaacaaagaaacaaaaaagcgAAAAGCAAAATATGCTGACATTGGAAGTGAAGAATTGAGGTCAATTAGAGTTGGAATGGATGCAGTTGTTGCGGTTCTTGATAGAAGCAACCTTCAAAATTATATAGAAGATCAATTGTTTGAAGAGATTGCTAGATTGGAGGCATGA
- the LOC117923191 gene encoding uncharacterized protein LOC117923191 has translation MTLLNHSSYFAIMSTYNEEWQKLRRWAATCIAMYATYAVILVSVYHRSNYLERSICNEGDFERHALMEGLTLMDDEDCYNQLRMGNDAFARLVNILQGTGRLRNSAHSNIEEQVAKFLHIVGHNLRNRTMKFYFKRSSEIVSRHFHQVLRAIISLDDVFLKQPDGLKCPQEIKDNTKFWTYFKDCIGAIDGSHFRVKVSNDVVQRYRGRKYYPTQNVLAACSFDLKFTYVLPGWEGSASNSRILDKALMRDFDN, from the exons ATGACTTTACTAAATCATTCTTCTTACTTTGCTATCATGTCGACTTATAATGAAGAGTGGCAAAAACTTAGAAGATGGGCTGCAACTTGTATAGCTATGTATGCTACATATGCAGTAATTCTTGTTTCAGTTTATCATCGCTCAAACTATTTGGAGAGATCAATCTGTAATGAAGGAGATTTTGAACGACATGCTTTGATGGAAGGACTTACACTAATGGATGATGAAGATTGTTATAATCAACTACGAATGGGAAATGATGCATTCGCAAGACTAGTAAACATTCTTCAGGGAACAGGTCGTCTTAGAAATAGTGCACATAGTAATATAGAAGAACAAGTTGCCAAATTCCTTCACATTGTTGGTCATAATTTAAGGAATAGaactatgaaattttatttcaagcGTTCTAGTGAAATTGTTAGTCGTCACTTTCATCAAGTTCTTAGAGCTATAATATCTTTAGATGATGTCTTCTTAAAGCAGCCTGATGGATTAAAGTGTCCTCAAGAAATCAAGGACAATACCAAATTTTGGACCTACTTTAAG GATTGCATAGGGGCGATTGATGGGTCACATTTTCGTGTAAAAGTGTCAAATGATGTTGTACAAAGGTATAGAGGGCGAAAGTACTATCCAACACAAAATGTTTTAGCAGCATGTTCCTTTGACTTGAAGTTCACATATGTTTTACCTGGTTGGGAAGGATCTGCATCAAACTCGAGAATCCTAGATAAGGCATTAATGAGAGATTTTGATAATTGA
- the LOC117917730 gene encoding delta(24)-sterol reductase produces the protein MSDLQAPLRPKRKKIWVDYFVHFRWIIVIFVVLPISFTLYFLTYLGDVRSESKSFKQRQEEHNENVKKVIKRLKERNPSRDGLVCTARKPWIAVGMRNVDYKRARHFEVDLSAFRNVLDIDKERMIARCEPLVNMGQISRVCVPMNLALAVVAELDDLTVGGLINGYGIEGSSHIYGLFSDTVVAYEIILADGRLVRATKDNEYSDLFYAIPWSQGTLGLLVAAEIKLIPIKEYMKLTYKPVVGNLKDLAQGYLNSFAPRDGDQDNPEKVPDFVETMIYNPTEAVCMTGRYASKEEAKKKGNVINSVGWWYKPWFYQHAQTALKKGEFVEYIPTREYYHRHTRCLYWEGKLILPFADQWWFRFLFGWLMPPKVSLLKATQGEAIRNYYHEMHVIQDMLVPLYKVGDALEWVHHEMEVYPIWLCPHRLYKLPVKTMIYPEPGFELHRRQGDTHYAQMYTDVGVYYAPGPVLRGEKFDGAEAVRRMENWLIENHGFQPQYAVSELTEKNFWRMFDAGLYEHCRKKYGAVGTFMSVYYKCKKGKKTEKEVQEAEQAQLETPYAEAD, from the exons ATGTCGGATCTTCAGGCTCCCTTGCGTCccaagaggaaaaaaatttgggTGGACTATTTTGTTCACTTCCGATGGATTATTGTCATTTTTGTTGTCCTTCCTATCTCCTTCACTTTGTACTTCCTCACATATCTTGGAGATGTCAGATCTGAATCGAAATCTTTCAAGCAGCGTCAGGAGGAACATaatgaaaatgtcaaaaaagtCATAAAACGTCTCAAAGAGAGGAACCCATCAAGGGATGGCCTTGTCTGCACAGCCCGAAAACCATGGATTGCTGTTGGAATGAGAAATGTTGACTATAAGCGGGCTCGGCATTTTGAAGTTGATCTTTCAGCTTTCAGAAATGTCCTGGACATTGACAAAGAGAGAATGATTGCCAGATGTGAACCCCTAGTCAACATGGGGCAGATTAGCAGGGTTTGTGTCCCAATGAATCTTGCCCTTGCTGTGGTTGCTGAGCTTGATGATCTTACAGTTGGTGGCCTCATCAATGGCTATGGAATTGAAGGAAGCTCTCACATTTATGGCCTATTCTCTGACACTGTTGTGGCTTATGAAATCATTTTGGCTGATGGGCGGCTAGTTAGAGCTACCAAAGACAATGAGTACTCTGATCTTTTCTATGCCATTCCATGGTCTCAGGGAACACTGGGGCTTCTTGTTGCCGCTGAGATCAAGCTTATACCCATTAAGGAATACATGAAGTTGACTTACAAACCAGTAGTGGGAAATCTGAAAGACCTTGCACAGGgttatttgaattcttttgctCCCAGAGACGGAGATCAGGATAATCCTGAGAAGGTTCCAGACTTTGTAGAAACCATGATTTACAATCCTACTGAAGCTGTGTGTATGACAGGGAGATATGCCTCAAAAGAAGAGGCTAAGAAGAAAGGAAACGTGATTAACAGTGTTGGGTGGTGGTACAAGCCCTGGTTCTATCAACATGCACAGACAGCCCTAAAGAAAGGGGAGTTTGTGGAGTACATCCCAACCAGGGAATATTACCATAGGCACACTAGGTGTCTGTATTGGGAGGGAAAACTTATTCTTCCATTTGCAGATCAATGGTGGTTTAGGTTTTTGTTTGGGTGGTTGATGCCACCAAAGGTTTCTCTCCTCAAGGCTACTCAAGGTGAAGCTATCAGAAACTATTACCATGAGATGCATGTAATTCAGGACATGCTTGTCCCGCTGTACAAAGTTGGGGATGCTCTAGAATGGGTACATCATGAGATGGAG GTATACCCAATTTGGCTCTGCCCACACCGATTGTACAAGCTTCCTGTCAAAACAATGATATATCCTGAACCAGGCTTTGAGCTGCATCGCAGACAGGGTGACACACATTATGCCCAGATGTACACAGATGTGGGGGTGTACTATGCGCCAGGGCCTGTCTTGAGGGGTGAGAAGTTTGATGGTGCAGAAGCAGTTCGCCGAATGGAGAACTGGTTGATTGAAAACCATGGATTCCAGCCACAATATGCAGTGTCTGAGCTGACTGAAAAGAACTTCTGGAGGATGTTTGATGCTGGGCTTTATGAGCACTGCAGAAAGAAGTATGGAGCAGTGGGGACTTTTATGAGTGTTTACTACAAATGCAAGAAGGGGAAGAAGACCGAGAAGGAAGTGCAGGAGGCGGAGCAAGCACAACTTGAGACACCTTATGCTGAGGCTGATTGA